A genomic stretch from Neomonachus schauinslandi chromosome 16, ASM220157v2, whole genome shotgun sequence includes:
- the ZNF304 gene encoding zinc finger protein 304 has product MAALALMDGAQGCVTFEDVFVYFSREEWELLEEAQRLLYRDVMLENFALVASLGCWRETDNEETPSEQSISVGLSQLRTPESGAVIQKAHPCEACDPLLKDVLRLAEHQGSHPLQKLYTRGPCGRGFLIGANFYQHQKRYSGEDLFRLGAGAASYVRSCAVHMLGRPFTCREEGMDLLDRSGLFFCQTTVNGTIPHESTEVTESFPHSTSLGQHQGGHDGLVLFSCTDNGKGFLNTFTVLGNRINDTEVRPFRCPPCGSMSKERSALTNHRKVHSGEISHVCKECGKAFIHLPHLKMHQKFHTGKRHHTCSECGKAFSRKDTLVQHQRVHTGERSYDCSECGKAYSRSSHLVQHQRIHTGERPYKCSECGKAFSRKDTLVQHQRFHTGERPYECSECGKFFSQSSHLIEHWRIHTGARPYECIECGKFFSHNSSLIKHRRVHTGARSYVCSKCGKAFSCKDTLVQHQIIHTGARPYECSECGKAFSRKDTLVQHQKIHTGERPYECGECGKFFSHSSNLIVHQRIHTGAKPYECSECGKCFSHNSSLILHQRVHTGARPYVCSECGKAYISSSHLVQHKKVHTGARPYECRECGKFFSRNSSLILHQRVHTGEKPYVCSECGKAYSRSSHLVRHQKVHTGEKPHECSSFDGPLATSLKLV; this is encoded by the exons ATGGCGGCCCTGGCGCTGATGGATGGGGCTCAG GGCTGTGTGACCTTCGAGGATGTGTTCGTGTACTTCTCCCGGGAGGAGTGGGAGCTCCTTGAGGAAGCTCAGAGACTCCTGTACCGtgatgtgatgctggagaacttTGCGCTTGTGGCCTCACTGG GTTGTTGGCGTGAAACAGATAACGAGGAGACTCCTTCTGAGCAGAGCATTTCTGTAGGATTGTCGCAGCTCAGGACTCCCGAGTCAGGTGCAGTTATCCAGAAAGCCCACCCATGTGAGGCGTGTGACCCACTCTTAAAAGACGTTTTGCGCTTGGCCGAACACCAGGGATCACACCCCTTGCAGAAACTGTACACACGTGGCCCCTGTGGGAGAGGATTCTTGATCGGTGCAAACTTTTACCAGCACCAAAAGCGGTACAGTGGAGAGGATCTCTTCAGGCTGGGTGCTGGTGCGGCCTCATATGTGAGGAGCTGTGCAGTCCACATGTTAGGGAGACCGTTTACttgcagggaggaagggatggaCTTGCTGGACAGGTCTGGCCTCTTCTTTTGCCAGACCACTGTCAATGGGACGATTCCACACGAAAGCACTGAGGTCACGGAATCCTTCCCACACAGCACCAGTCTTGGCCAGCACCAGGGAGGCCATGATGGACTGGTGCTTTTCAGTTGCACTGACAATGGGAAGGGCTTCCTGAATACCTTTACTGTCCTTGGCAACCGGATAAATGATACTGAAGTAAGACCTTTTAGATGCCCGCCATGTGGAAGTATGTCCAAGGAGAGATCAGCACTTACTAATCACAGAAAAGTTCACAGTGGAGAAATATCACATGTGTGTAAAGAGTGTGGAAAGGCCTTCATTCATTTGCCTCACCTAAAAATGCACCAGAAATTTCACACTGGAAAAAGACATCACACATGTAGTGAATGCGGGAAGGCCTTCAGCCGCAAAGACACGCTTGTTCAACAccagagagttcacactggagaaaggtcTTATGACTGCAGTGAGTGTGGAAAAGCCTACAGCAGAAGTTCCCACCTTGTTCAacaccagagaattcacactggCGAAAGGCCTTATAAGTGCAGTGAGTGTGGAAAAGCCTTCAGCCGCAAAGACACTCTCGTGCAGCACCAGAGGTtccacactggagaaaggccttacgagtgcagtgaatgtgggaaattctTCAGCCAAAGCTCCCACCTTATTGAGCACTGGAGGATTCACACTGGGGCACGGCCTTATGAATGCATTGAATGTGGAAAGTTTTTTAGCCATAACTCGAGCCTCATTAAACATCGGAGAGTTCACACAGGAGCAAGGTCTTACGTGTGCAGCaaatgtgggaaagctttcagctGCAAAGACACACTTGTCCAGCACCAGATAATTCACACTGGAGCAAGGCCTTACGAGTGCAgcgaatgtgggaaagcctttagtCGTAAAGACACACTTGTGCAGCACCAGAAAAtccacactggagaaaggccttatgagtgtGGTGAATGTGGGAAATTTTTTAGCCATAGCTCCAACCTTATTGTacaccagagaattcacactggagcGAAGCCttatgagtgcagtgaatgtggaaaaTGCTTCAGCCACAATTCCAGCCTCATTCTACACCAGAGAGTTCACACCGGAGCAAGGCCTTACGTgtgcagtgaatgtggaaaagcctACATTAGTAGCTCCCACCTTGTTCAACACAAGAAAGTTCACACTGGAGCAAGACCTTATGAATGTCGTGAATGTGGGAAATTCTTTAGCCGGAACTCTAGCCTCATTCTACATCAGCGggttcacactggagaaaagccTTACGTGTGCAGCGAATGTGGGAAAGCCTACAGTAGAAGTTCCCATCTTGTTCGGCATCAGaaagttcacactggagaaaagccTCATGAATGCAGTAGTTTTGATGGTCCTTTAGCTACATCTCTTAAACTTGTTTAG